The following coding sequences lie in one Microvirga sp. 17 mud 1-3 genomic window:
- a CDS encoding phosphoserine transaminase yields MTDLPAARPRAPFFSSGPCAKRPGWSLQNLNTDALGRSHRAKIGKARLKRAIDLTREVLEVPADYRIGIVPASDTGAVEMALWSLLGARPVDMLAWESFGEGWVTDVVKQLKLDDARVITAPYGELPDLATVDTRTRDVVFTWNGTTSGVRVPNADWIAADREGLTICDATSAAFAQKLDFAKLDVVTFSWQKVLGGEAAHGMLILSPRAVERLETYKPAWPLPKIFRMTKGGKLIEGIFEGETINTPSMLCVEDYIDALEWAKGVGGLNGLVAKADSNAKVILDWVARTPWIANLAKVPATASNTSVCLVVSDPDVVGQGPEAVAQVAKGIAAALDKEGVAFDIGAYRDAPPGLRIWCGATVEASDLQALTPWLDWAFAQEKAKLAKAA; encoded by the coding sequence ATGACAGATCTGCCCGCCGCGCGCCCTCGCGCGCCTTTCTTTTCGTCCGGCCCGTGCGCGAAGCGCCCCGGATGGTCCCTCCAAAATCTGAACACCGACGCTCTCGGCCGCTCGCATCGCGCCAAGATCGGCAAGGCGCGCCTGAAGCGTGCCATCGATCTGACCCGCGAAGTGCTGGAGGTCCCGGCCGATTACCGCATCGGCATCGTCCCCGCCTCCGACACGGGCGCGGTCGAGATGGCCCTGTGGTCGCTCCTCGGCGCCCGGCCGGTGGACATGCTGGCCTGGGAAAGCTTCGGCGAGGGCTGGGTCACGGATGTGGTCAAGCAGCTCAAGCTGGACGATGCCCGCGTCATCACGGCGCCTTACGGCGAACTTCCCGATCTCGCGACGGTCGACACCCGGACCCGCGACGTGGTCTTCACCTGGAACGGCACCACCTCCGGCGTGCGCGTGCCGAATGCGGACTGGATCGCGGCGGACCGCGAGGGCCTGACCATCTGCGACGCCACCTCGGCGGCCTTCGCCCAGAAGCTCGATTTCGCCAAGCTCGACGTGGTCACCTTCTCCTGGCAGAAGGTGCTCGGCGGCGAGGCGGCACACGGCATGCTGATCCTCTCGCCCCGCGCGGTCGAGCGGCTCGAAACCTATAAGCCCGCCTGGCCGCTGCCGAAGATCTTCCGCATGACCAAGGGCGGCAAGCTCATCGAGGGCATCTTCGAGGGCGAGACCATCAACACCCCGTCCATGCTCTGCGTGGAGGATTATATCGACGCGCTCGAATGGGCGAAGGGCGTCGGCGGCCTGAACGGCCTTGTGGCCAAGGCCGATTCCAACGCGAAGGTGATCCTCGACTGGGTCGCCCGCACGCCCTGGATCGCCAATCTCGCCAAGGTCCCGGCCACAGCCTCTAACACCAGCGTGTGCCTCGTCGTATCCGATCCGGACGTGGTCGGACAAGGCCCCGAGGCCGTGGCGCAGGTCGCCAAGGGCATCGCGGCCGCGCTCGACAAGGAGGGCGTCGCCTTCGACATCGGCGCCTATCGCGATGCACCTCCCGGCCTCCGCATCTGGTGCGGCGCGACCGTGGAAGCCTCCGACCTCCAGGCCCTGACGCCCTGGCTCGACTGGGCCTTCGCGCAGGAAAAGGCAAAGCTCGCGAAAGCGGCTTGA
- a CDS encoding outer membrane protein translates to MVAGGLALGLAAAEARAADLPPAPILDDSDEPVSAGWYLRGDIGLDEPVLRHGRDLGTAATPPLAKARFEREGSIGAGIGYHMAPWLRTDITVDHRFGGSYKGSRFGASNLAFDRADFQATTFLLNAYIDLPLWSRVTPYLGAGIGVSLNRFEEAQRLFPADAVPLASHTKSALAWALTGGVAFDLTDHLKLDLAYRYTHLGWARSEPDGFAPPLRARSIGTHELRLGARYTFN, encoded by the coding sequence ATGGTGGCAGGCGGCCTCGCCCTCGGCCTCGCGGCCGCGGAGGCCCGCGCCGCCGACCTTCCGCCGGCGCCCATCCTGGACGATTCCGACGAGCCCGTCAGCGCCGGCTGGTACCTGCGCGGCGATATCGGCCTCGACGAGCCTGTGCTGCGCCATGGGCGCGATCTGGGAACGGCGGCCACACCGCCCCTCGCGAAGGCCCGCTTCGAGCGGGAAGGGAGCATCGGCGCCGGAATCGGCTATCACATGGCGCCCTGGCTGCGGACCGACATCACGGTCGATCACCGGTTCGGTGGATCCTACAAAGGCAGCCGCTTCGGCGCCTCGAACCTTGCCTTCGACCGGGCGGATTTCCAGGCCACGACCTTTCTCCTCAACGCCTATATCGACCTGCCCCTGTGGAGTCGCGTGACCCCTTATCTCGGGGCCGGCATAGGCGTCAGTCTCAACCGGTTCGAGGAGGCGCAGCGCCTCTTCCCGGCCGATGCGGTTCCGCTGGCCTCTCACACGAAATCCGCTCTCGCCTGGGCGCTCACGGGCGGTGTCGCGTTCGACCTGACGGACCACCTCAAGCTCGATCTCGCCTATCGCTACACGCATCTGGGCTGGGCGCGCAGCGAGCCGGACGGATTCGCCCCCCCCTTACGGGCCCGCAGCATCGGCACTCACGAGCTGCGCCTGGGGGCTCGCTACACTTTCAACTAG
- a CDS encoding efflux RND transporter permease subunit produces MQVSDLFIRRPVFAIVVSMLLVVGGLASLMNLPVREYPSVDKPIVSVSTIYRGASNEVIESRVTEVIEGAVAGIEGITQIRSQSRNDRSSVSIEFAVSRDPEGATSDVRDAVFRVVGRLPDGAEQPVIRKVDDDASAIMWISVISSTYDALELSDFLKRVYVDRLSTVPGVANVYIAGERRYAMRLWIDRAALAARGLTAQDLEAAIKRQNVELPGGRIESEQREFTVKTDSRLSTPQEFEQLIVSNKNGYLVRLGEVARVEVGAQDTRFEFYESGKTAMGLGIVRQSTANTLSVADSVRAELEELKSSLPPGTTTAISYDESRFISASIEGVLHTLVEGLILVILVILLFLRDWRSTIVAMVAIPVSIIAAFMVMSFFNASVNVLTLLAVVLAIGIVVDDAIVEIENVHRRIEEGQPPLLASFDGAREIGFAVIATTATLMAVFVPLAFMTGNTGKLFREFAITLAAAIFFSGVVARTLTPMLCSKLMVPAHGRIQLMTEPFFTGMNNVYRRLLSGALKAPLVILAMGVAVSLSAYGLFKMIPQEFAPTEDRGAIIVRISAPEGASLDYTRERVKEVERELLPYQEKGIIASITSQVAPGYARPSPVNEGIIIVRLAPWDERSFKQQELTQELSRKITNFPGARAFPVNPGSLGQRGTAQPIQFVLGGPDYSTLRDWRDIVIQKAQETGLFLNMDSDYKESQPDIRVQIDRSRAADLGVSVQDIGRTLELVFGETEISTFISRGEEYPVIMRGRPQDRATPNDLTNTFIRAANGDLVPLSSFVSLTESAAPQTLNRFDRLRSITIQSALRPGTSIGEALAVLEQIVHDNLPAEARIGYAGQSKDFRESSSAIYVTFGMALLVVFLVLAAQFESWINPFIIMLTVPLAVTGGLAALALTGQSLNIYSQIGMILLIGLMTKNGILIVEFSNQLRERGYSVRDAVIEASVLRLRPILMTSIAMIGGAIPLAWSSGAGAEARNAIGTVIVGGVTLSTLLTVLVVPAIYLLLGGYTKPATYVSELIDKLREQTGLKAHGEDIGPAEPRPPAHPAE; encoded by the coding sequence ATGCAGGTTTCAGACCTTTTCATCCGTCGCCCCGTCTTCGCCATCGTGGTCAGCATGCTGCTCGTCGTCGGCGGCCTCGCGTCGCTGATGAACTTGCCGGTGCGCGAATATCCGAGCGTGGACAAGCCGATCGTCTCGGTCTCGACGATCTATCGCGGCGCGTCGAACGAGGTCATCGAAAGCCGCGTCACCGAGGTGATCGAAGGGGCGGTGGCGGGCATCGAGGGCATTACCCAGATCCGCTCGCAGAGCCGGAACGACCGCTCCTCCGTCTCCATCGAGTTCGCCGTGTCCCGCGACCCCGAAGGCGCGACCTCGGACGTGCGCGACGCCGTGTTCCGCGTCGTGGGGCGCCTGCCGGACGGCGCCGAGCAGCCGGTCATCCGCAAGGTCGACGACGATGCGTCCGCGATCATGTGGATCAGCGTCATATCCTCGACCTACGATGCCCTGGAGCTGAGCGACTTCCTGAAGCGGGTCTATGTGGACCGCCTCTCCACCGTGCCCGGCGTCGCCAACGTCTATATCGCGGGCGAGCGGCGCTATGCGATGCGCCTTTGGATCGACCGGGCCGCCCTCGCGGCCCGCGGGCTCACGGCGCAGGATCTCGAAGCCGCCATCAAGCGCCAGAACGTGGAGCTGCCCGGCGGGCGCATCGAGTCGGAGCAGCGTGAATTCACCGTGAAGACGGATTCCCGCCTCTCCACTCCGCAGGAATTCGAGCAGCTCATCGTCTCGAACAAGAACGGCTATCTGGTGCGCCTCGGCGAGGTCGCCCGGGTCGAGGTCGGTGCGCAGGATACGCGCTTCGAGTTCTACGAGAGCGGCAAGACCGCCATGGGCCTCGGCATCGTGCGCCAATCCACCGCCAACACCCTCTCGGTGGCGGACAGCGTGCGCGCCGAACTCGAGGAGCTGAAGAGCTCCCTGCCGCCCGGCACCACGACGGCGATTTCCTACGACGAGAGCCGCTTCATCAGCGCCTCCATCGAGGGCGTGCTGCACACCCTCGTCGAGGGCCTTATCCTCGTGATCCTGGTGATCCTGCTCTTCCTGCGCGACTGGCGCTCCACCATCGTCGCCATGGTGGCGATCCCGGTCTCGATCATCGCGGCCTTCATGGTGATGAGCTTCTTCAACGCGTCCGTGAACGTTCTCACCCTGCTCGCCGTCGTGCTCGCCATCGGCATCGTGGTGGACGACGCCATCGTCGAGATCGAGAATGTCCACCGCCGCATCGAGGAGGGCCAGCCGCCGCTTCTCGCCTCCTTCGACGGCGCGCGGGAAATCGGCTTCGCGGTGATCGCCACCACGGCGACCCTCATGGCCGTGTTCGTGCCGCTCGCCTTCATGACCGGCAACACCGGCAAGCTCTTCCGCGAATTCGCCATCACGCTCGCGGCCGCGATCTTCTTCTCGGGCGTCGTGGCACGGACGCTCACGCCCATGCTCTGCTCCAAGCTGATGGTGCCGGCCCATGGGCGCATCCAGCTCATGACCGAGCCCTTCTTCACGGGCATGAACAACGTCTACCGGCGCCTGCTGTCCGGCGCCCTGAAGGCGCCGCTCGTCATCCTGGCCATGGGCGTCGCCGTGTCCCTGTCGGCCTATGGCCTGTTCAAGATGATCCCGCAGGAATTCGCCCCCACGGAGGATCGCGGCGCGATCATCGTGCGCATCAGCGCGCCCGAGGGAGCGAGCCTCGACTACACCCGCGAGCGCGTGAAGGAAGTGGAGCGCGAGCTCCTGCCCTATCAGGAGAAGGGCATCATCGCGTCGATCACGAGCCAGGTCGCGCCCGGCTATGCGCGCCCCTCGCCCGTGAACGAGGGCATCATCATTGTCCGCCTCGCGCCCTGGGACGAGCGCTCGTTCAAGCAGCAGGAGCTGACGCAGGAACTCTCCCGGAAGATCACGAACTTCCCGGGCGCCCGCGCCTTCCCGGTCAATCCCGGCTCCCTCGGCCAGCGCGGCACTGCGCAGCCGATCCAGTTCGTGCTCGGCGGACCGGATTACAGCACCCTGCGCGATTGGCGAGACATCGTGATCCAGAAGGCGCAGGAGACCGGCCTCTTCCTCAACATGGATTCCGACTACAAGGAATCCCAGCCCGATATCCGCGTGCAGATCGACCGGTCCCGCGCGGCCGACCTCGGCGTGTCGGTGCAGGATATCGGCCGCACGCTGGAGCTCGTCTTCGGCGAGACGGAAATCTCGACCTTCATCAGCCGCGGCGAGGAATATCCGGTGATCATGCGGGGCCGCCCGCAGGACCGCGCCACGCCGAACGACCTGACGAACACCTTCATCCGGGCCGCGAACGGCGATCTCGTTCCCCTCTCGTCCTTCGTATCGCTGACCGAATCGGCCGCGCCGCAGACCCTCAACCGGTTCGACCGCCTGCGCTCGATCACCATCCAGTCGGCCCTGCGGCCCGGCACGTCCATCGGGGAGGCGCTTGCGGTCCTCGAGCAGATCGTCCACGACAACCTGCCGGCGGAGGCGCGCATCGGCTATGCGGGCCAGTCCAAGGATTTCCGGGAATCTTCCAGCGCCATCTATGTCACGTTCGGCATGGCGCTGCTGGTGGTGTTCCTGGTGCTGGCAGCCCAGTTCGAGAGCTGGATCAACCCGTTCATCATCATGCTGACCGTGCCGCTCGCCGTCACGGGCGGTTTGGCGGCGCTCGCGCTGACGGGTCAGTCCCTCAACATCTACAGCCAGATCGGCATGATCCTGCTCATCGGCCTGATGACCAAGAACGGCATCCTGATCGTCGAGTTCTCGAACCAGCTGCGCGAGCGCGGCTACTCGGTGCGGGACGCGGTGATCGAGGCCTCCGTGCTGCGCCTGCGCCCGATCCTGATGACCTCCATCGCCATGATCGGCGGCGCGATCCCGCTGGCCTGGTCATCGGGCGCCGGTGCGGAGGCCCGCAATGCCATCGGCACTGTGATCGTGGGCGGCGTCACCCTGTCGACCCTGCTCACGGTCCTCGTGGTGCCGGCGATCTACCTGCTCCTCGGCGGCTACACCAAGCCCGCCACCTATGTGAGCGAGCTGATCGACAAGCTGCGCGAACAGACCGGCCTGAAGGCCCATGGGGAGGATATCGGCCCGGCCGAACCGCGCCCGCCCGCGCATCCGGCCGAGTGA
- a CDS encoding DUF2218 domain-containing protein, whose protein sequence is MIRSSARVSTANASRYLQQLSKHWAHKFDVTYSETQSTIPFAEDRKAELTAGPDHLEIVLTVPDEESRNRMQKIIEDHLNRFAFREALVYDWS, encoded by the coding sequence ATGATCCGATCCAGCGCAAGGGTTTCGACCGCGAATGCCAGCCGCTACCTGCAGCAGCTCAGCAAGCATTGGGCGCACAAGTTCGACGTGACCTATAGCGAGACGCAGAGCACCATCCCGTTCGCCGAGGACCGGAAGGCCGAGTTGACGGCCGGGCCAGATCATCTCGAGATCGTCCTCACGGTCCCGGACGAGGAGAGCCGGAACCGGATGCAGAAGATCATCGAGGACCATCTGAACCGCTTCGCGTTCAGGGAGGCGCTTGTCTACGACTGGAGCTGA
- a CDS encoding efflux RND transporter periplasmic adaptor subunit, whose protein sequence is MRVSRQLAVIAVLGAAGYGGWYAYQGGHLAKAPVIGGYFAKAGEPAGPAGRGRRGPSGPPTVDVGTVQTGRIVETRESVGTVRAYESITVTAKIAGVISEIGFEEGQKVKAGDMLVQLDAAERKAEIEQAVAEANRAVALRNEIAIKLERAQALNRTGAGTTAQVEDLTAQSKSLEGSIASAQAQRKAAEARLEDLTIRAPFAGRVGTRAVSLGAYISPGTRITSLDDLSRIRLDFAVPENLLGRLKPGQTVNATSAAYRDRVFKGTVSTIDTRIDQTTRTVRLTAEFDNPDEALKPGMFLAVALEVTVKDDAVVVPEEAIVSEGLRQIVYPVKDGKVERRVIKLGQRQNGKAEILEGLQAGETIVVLGVQRVRPGLEVIARPLGSAPQQPADQAPAANREQPSRSSLNLPTAISSASAAERN, encoded by the coding sequence ATGCGTGTGTCACGTCAGCTCGCCGTCATCGCCGTGCTGGGGGCAGCGGGTTATGGCGGCTGGTACGCCTATCAGGGCGGCCACCTCGCGAAGGCGCCGGTCATCGGCGGCTATTTCGCGAAAGCCGGAGAGCCGGCGGGGCCGGCCGGGCGTGGCAGGCGCGGTCCCTCGGGCCCGCCGACGGTCGATGTGGGCACGGTGCAAACCGGCCGGATCGTCGAGACTCGCGAGTCGGTCGGCACGGTGCGTGCCTATGAATCCATCACGGTCACGGCCAAGATCGCCGGCGTGATCAGCGAGATCGGCTTCGAGGAAGGCCAGAAGGTCAAGGCCGGCGACATGCTGGTCCAGCTGGATGCGGCCGAGCGCAAGGCCGAGATCGAGCAGGCCGTCGCCGAGGCAAACCGGGCCGTGGCGCTCCGCAACGAGATCGCGATCAAGCTCGAGCGTGCTCAGGCGCTCAACCGCACCGGCGCCGGCACCACGGCCCAGGTGGAGGACCTGACGGCCCAGTCCAAATCCCTGGAAGGCTCCATCGCCTCCGCCCAGGCCCAGCGGAAGGCTGCGGAAGCCCGGCTCGAGGATCTGACGATCCGCGCCCCCTTCGCGGGCCGCGTCGGCACCCGCGCCGTGTCGCTCGGGGCCTATATCTCGCCCGGCACCCGCATCACGTCCCTGGACGACCTGTCCCGCATCCGGCTGGATTTCGCGGTTCCGGAGAACCTCCTCGGGCGCCTCAAGCCCGGCCAGACCGTGAACGCCACCTCGGCCGCTTATAGGGACCGGGTCTTCAAGGGCACCGTCTCGACCATCGACACGAGGATCGACCAGACCACCCGCACGGTGCGGCTGACGGCCGAGTTCGACAATCCCGACGAGGCGCTCAAGCCCGGCATGTTCCTGGCCGTCGCGCTGGAAGTCACCGTCAAGGACGACGCCGTCGTCGTGCCCGAGGAAGCCATCGTCAGCGAGGGCCTGCGCCAGATCGTCTATCCGGTGAAGGACGGCAAGGTGGAGCGTCGGGTCATCAAGCTCGGCCAGCGCCAGAACGGCAAGGCCGAAATCCTGGAGGGCCTGCAGGCCGGCGAGACCATCGTGGTCCTCGGCGTCCAGCGCGTGCGCCCGGGCCTCGAGGTGATCGCCCGCCCTCTCGGTTCGGCGCCCCAGCAGCCGGCCGACCAGGCGCCGGCGGCGAACCGTGAACAGCCGTCGCGCAGCTCGCTCAACCTGCCGACCGCCATCAGCAGCGCGTCAGCCGCCGAGCGGAACTGA
- the serA gene encoding phosphoglycerate dehydrogenase, with product MTKPRVLISDALSPAAVQIFKDRGIEVDFQPDLGKDKDKLAAVIGEYDGLAIRSATKVTAKILEQAKNLKVIGRAGIGVDNVEIPAATAKGIIVMNTPFGNSITTAEHAIAMMFALARQIPQADVSTQAGKWEKNRFMGVELTGKVLGVIGCGNIGSIVAERGIGLRMRVIAYDPFLSPERAVELGVEKVELDDLLRRADVITLHVPMTEKTKNILSAENIAKTKKGVRIINCARGGLVDEVALRAALDSGHVAGAAFDVFTQEPATENPLFGHPNVVCTPHLGAATTEAQENVALQVAEQMSDYLLQGAIQNAVNFPSITAEEAPRLKPFVALAEKLGSFLGQLTEAPIKGIRIEYEGDVAEMNTRALTSAAVTGVLRPFLQDINMVSAPVVARERGITVEEVKRENAVRDYESFVRIVVVAEDTSRHAGGTVFQDGKPRVTEIRDIAVDAEFAPHMIYVRNDDKPGFIGRFGTLLGESGVNVATFALGRDKPGGDAICFVSVDQPVSDELLRKIEEIPQVKRARSVRF from the coding sequence ATGACCAAACCCCGCGTACTCATTTCCGATGCCCTCTCGCCCGCCGCCGTGCAGATCTTCAAGGATCGCGGCATCGAGGTGGATTTCCAGCCGGATCTCGGCAAGGACAAGGACAAGCTCGCCGCCGTGATCGGCGAGTATGACGGCCTTGCGATCCGCTCCGCCACCAAGGTCACGGCCAAGATCCTCGAGCAGGCCAAGAACCTGAAGGTGATCGGCCGCGCCGGCATCGGCGTCGACAATGTCGAGATTCCCGCCGCGACCGCGAAGGGCATCATCGTCATGAACACGCCCTTCGGCAATTCGATCACCACGGCCGAGCACGCCATCGCGATGATGTTCGCGCTCGCACGCCAGATCCCGCAGGCCGACGTTTCGACCCAGGCCGGCAAGTGGGAGAAGAACCGCTTCATGGGCGTGGAGCTCACCGGCAAGGTGCTCGGCGTCATCGGCTGCGGCAATATCGGCTCCATCGTGGCGGAGCGCGGCATCGGCCTGCGCATGCGAGTCATCGCCTACGATCCGTTCCTGTCGCCGGAGCGCGCTGTGGAGCTCGGAGTCGAGAAGGTCGAGCTCGACGACCTTCTGCGCCGTGCCGACGTGATCACCCTGCACGTGCCGATGACGGAGAAGACGAAGAACATCCTCTCGGCCGAGAACATCGCCAAGACCAAGAAGGGCGTGCGCATCATCAACTGCGCCCGCGGCGGCCTCGTGGACGAGGTGGCCCTGCGCGCTGCACTCGATTCCGGCCACGTGGCCGGTGCCGCCTTCGATGTGTTCACGCAGGAACCGGCGACCGAGAACCCGCTCTTCGGGCATCCGAACGTGGTCTGCACGCCGCATCTCGGCGCCGCCACCACAGAGGCGCAGGAGAACGTGGCGCTCCAGGTCGCCGAGCAGATGTCCGACTACCTGCTCCAGGGCGCGATCCAGAACGCCGTGAACTTCCCGTCGATCACGGCCGAGGAGGCGCCGCGCCTGAAGCCCTTCGTGGCGCTTGCCGAGAAGCTCGGCTCGTTCCTGGGCCAGCTCACGGAAGCGCCCATCAAGGGCATCCGCATCGAATACGAGGGCGACGTGGCGGAGATGAACACCCGCGCGCTCACCTCGGCGGCGGTCACCGGCGTGCTGCGTCCCTTCCTGCAGGACATCAACATGGTGTCGGCCCCCGTCGTGGCCCGCGAGCGCGGCATCACGGTGGAAGAGGTCAAGCGCGAGAACGCCGTGCGTGATTACGAGAGCTTCGTACGCATCGTGGTCGTCGCGGAGGATACGTCGCGCCATGCGGGCGGCACCGTGTTCCAGGACGGCAAGCCCCGCGTCACGGAGATCCGCGACATCGCCGTGGATGCGGAATTCGCGCCGCACATGATCTATGTGCGCAACGACGACAAGCCCGGCTTCATCGGCCGCTTCGGGACGCTGCTCGGCGAGTCCGGCGTCAACGTGGCGACGTTCGCGCTCGGCCGCGACAAGCCGGGCGGCGATGCCATCTGCTTCGTCTCGGTTGACCAGCCGGTCAGCGACGAGCTCCTGCGCAAGATCGAGGAGATCCCTCAGGTCAAGCGCGCCCGCTCCGTGCGGTTCTGA